Proteins encoded in a region of the Hippopotamus amphibius kiboko isolate mHipAmp2 chromosome 11, mHipAmp2.hap2, whole genome shotgun sequence genome:
- the IL17F gene encoding interleukin-17F produces MTVLRDTAVVKSLLLLTLGFTLLGEMAARKIPKGGDAALCPPLEDHTVRVDIRILRQSQGVHLSHDFQNRSSSPWDYNITRDPHRFPSEIAEARCRHTGCINAEGKEDSSMNSVPIQQEFLVLRREPQGCSHSFRLEKVRVTVGCTCVTPVVRYARGLRAAEQLS; encoded by the exons GTCAAGTCCCTGCTGCTGTTGACACTGGGGTTCACCCTCCTGGGGGAGATGGCAGCTCGGAAAATCCCCAAAGGTGGGGatgctgccctctgccctcctctcgAGGACCACACTGTGAGGGTTGACATCCGCATCCTCAGGCAGAGCCAGGGAGTTCATCTCTCACACGACTTCCAAAACCGCTCCAGCTCCCCCTGGGATTACAA catcACCCGGGACCCCCACCGGTTCCCCTCCGAGATCGCAGAGGCCCGGTGCAGGCACACGGGCTGCATCAACGCCGAGGGGAAGGAAGACAGCTCCATGAACTCCGTCCCCATCCAGCAAGAGTTCCTGGTCCTCCGGAGGGAGCCCCAGGGCTGCTCTCACTCCTTCCGGCTGGAGAAGGTGCGGGTGACTGTGGGTTGCACCTGTGTCACCCCCGTCGTCCGCTATGCGCGTGGCCTGAGGGcggcagagcagctcagctga